The Corynebacterium poyangense genome includes a window with the following:
- a CDS encoding exonuclease domain-containing protein: MGVFSALFSRSTTVPPQWEHTSFPPSSHLLHDLPLLAVDVETTGLNPKKDVMVSIGWVPINGRTIDLSQAAELIIQGAPGFSVGSSATIHYFTDEQLASGVSLDKAMDELLTALAGRVLLAHFSHIEQQFLARACQKVYRASFQPPVVDTFALERRRMERMGTYPRGEDLRLPRVRERYGLPRYPNHSALHDALACAELYLAQTVDANSRGKVLGDLRH; the protein is encoded by the coding sequence TTGGGAGTCTTCAGCGCCCTTTTCTCCCGGTCCACCACAGTGCCGCCGCAGTGGGAACACACTAGTTTCCCGCCTTCATCTCATCTGCTCCACGATCTACCCCTCCTCGCTGTCGATGTGGAAACAACCGGGCTTAATCCAAAAAAAGACGTCATGGTCTCCATAGGGTGGGTACCCATTAACGGAAGAACAATCGACCTAAGCCAAGCTGCTGAACTCATCATCCAAGGCGCGCCGGGTTTTTCTGTTGGTTCTTCCGCCACTATCCATTACTTCACCGATGAGCAACTCGCATCCGGGGTGAGTCTGGACAAAGCTATGGATGAACTATTAACTGCCCTGGCTGGTCGAGTTTTATTGGCTCACTTCTCGCATATTGAACAGCAATTTCTAGCGCGAGCATGTCAGAAGGTATATCGGGCTTCTTTTCAGCCTCCGGTGGTGGACACCTTCGCCTTAGAACGCCGACGTATGGAGCGGATGGGGACATACCCGCGTGGAGAAGATCTTCGCCTTCCTCGAGTCCGAGAGCGATATGGTTTACCGCGCTACCCCAATCACAGTGCCCTTCATGATGCCTTGGCTTGCGCTGAGCTCTATCTGGCGCAAACGGTAGATGCGAACAGTCGGGGAAAGGTATTAGGCGACCTGCGTCACTAG
- a CDS encoding fumarylacetoacetate hydrolase family protein produces the protein MRFGRIATPETMCFCVIEGEGEDYAQLTAKEIEGTPFTEPQFTGREWPLSQVRLLAPMLPSKVVAIGRNYADHVAEVFKKSAESLPPTLFIKPPTAVIGPGQPIRIPDFATNVEFEGELALIIGRPCKNIKADDWRQVVRGYTIVNDVSSRDLQFSDGQWARAKGIDTFCPLGPWIETDLDAIDVTNLPIKARLTHEGHTAVKQDSNSNQMIMSIGEIIEFITASMTLLPGDVICTGSPAGTEEMVPGDSIEIDIPGIGKLANPVARA, from the coding sequence ATGCGTTTTGGAAGAATTGCTACTCCGGAAACAATGTGTTTTTGCGTGATCGAGGGCGAGGGAGAAGACTACGCCCAGCTCACCGCCAAAGAAATCGAAGGAACCCCTTTTACGGAGCCGCAGTTTACCGGCCGAGAGTGGCCGCTTTCTCAGGTTCGGCTATTAGCTCCCATGCTGCCCAGCAAAGTAGTTGCCATTGGACGTAACTATGCTGACCACGTGGCTGAAGTGTTTAAGAAATCTGCCGAATCTCTTCCCCCGACCCTGTTCATTAAACCCCCAACCGCAGTCATCGGGCCGGGTCAGCCTATCCGCATCCCGGATTTCGCAACGAACGTGGAGTTCGAAGGAGAACTCGCACTGATTATTGGACGTCCGTGCAAAAACATTAAAGCTGATGATTGGCGTCAGGTGGTGCGCGGTTACACCATCGTCAATGATGTTTCCTCCCGCGATCTGCAATTCTCAGATGGTCAGTGGGCTCGAGCTAAAGGAATTGATACTTTCTGCCCCCTGGGCCCCTGGATAGAAACTGATCTTGATGCCATTGATGTAACCAATTTGCCTATTAAGGCTCGGCTCACCCACGAGGGGCACACTGCAGTCAAGCAGGATTCTAACTCTAATCAAATGATTATGAGCATTGGCGAGATCATCGAATTCATTACCGCTTCGATGACGCTATTACCTGGAGATGTGATTTGCACTGGCTCCCCGGCCGGAACGGAAGAAATGGTGCCGGGGGATTCCATCGAAATTGACATCCCCGGTATCGGGAAACTCGCTAATCCAGTAGCTCGGGCGTAG
- a CDS encoding isochorismate synthase encodes MCSRPTTAPDFLLSRADGSVRTQGAKITFSDPHQAISLLSSGNVEMIVGALPFHPGAPAALTVPEKIIREDHALEPHPYYRIGPGAQLKAHLVGVDPSPQEHRKRVAHAVDAIQRRQFDKVVLARAVDIAFDPAVDPRLVAARLIELSAQRDAFIADLSPAGEEFHGKMLVGSSPEVLVRRRGQVVTAFPLAGSAPRQTDAQCDAKIAQRLQASAKDQSEHAYVVEHLRRVLTPLCFSLSIPDQPELMKTNEVWHLATPIRGELREPAPSALELAMLTHPTPAICGTPATAAERFISDLESPRGFYAGAVGWCDSHGDGQYMVAIRCAEVSADGYQARAWAGGGIVADSDPETEFAETTAKLRTIMRALGLRDDVPQTTTPELLD; translated from the coding sequence ATGTGTTCACGCCCTACCACTGCGCCAGATTTTTTACTCTCCAGAGCCGATGGATCGGTCCGCACCCAGGGCGCTAAAATCACTTTTTCCGACCCTCACCAGGCCATTTCACTACTTTCTAGCGGAAACGTTGAGATGATCGTTGGTGCTTTGCCATTTCACCCGGGGGCACCTGCCGCGTTAACTGTTCCTGAAAAAATCATTCGTGAAGATCACGCTTTAGAACCGCACCCCTATTATCGGATCGGCCCCGGCGCACAGCTTAAGGCGCACTTAGTTGGCGTTGACCCCTCCCCCCAGGAGCACCGGAAACGTGTTGCCCACGCGGTGGACGCTATTCAGCGCAGGCAGTTTGATAAGGTCGTGCTGGCCCGAGCGGTTGATATTGCTTTTGATCCGGCGGTTGATCCTCGACTCGTTGCCGCTCGCCTCATAGAACTTTCCGCCCAACGGGATGCTTTTATTGCTGATCTGTCCCCGGCTGGTGAAGAATTTCACGGAAAAATGCTGGTTGGTTCTTCGCCGGAGGTGTTGGTGCGACGCCGTGGTCAGGTGGTGACTGCTTTCCCCCTCGCCGGTTCAGCTCCCCGGCAAACTGATGCACAATGCGACGCCAAGATAGCTCAACGCCTTCAAGCCAGCGCCAAAGACCAATCGGAACATGCTTATGTCGTCGAACATTTGCGGAGGGTGTTGACGCCGCTGTGTTTTTCTTTGAGCATTCCGGATCAGCCGGAGCTGATGAAAACCAATGAAGTATGGCACTTAGCCACACCCATTCGTGGAGAGTTGCGCGAACCGGCACCATCGGCTTTAGAGTTAGCGATGCTGACTCACCCCACTCCAGCGATATGCGGCACACCGGCAACAGCGGCGGAACGCTTTATCAGCGATCTAGAATCCCCTCGAGGTTTTTATGCTGGCGCCGTGGGCTGGTGCGATAGTCATGGTGACGGGCAATACATGGTAGCGATCCGATGTGCCGAGGTCAGTGCCGACGGCTACCAGGCCCGAGCGTGGGCCGGCGGTGGCATTGTGGCGGATTCTGATCCAGAGACAGAATTTGCGGAAACCACCGCGAAACTGCGCACGATTATGCGCGCTCTTGGGTTAAGGGATGACGTTCCCCAGACCACTACGCCCGAGCTACTGGATTAG
- the gltX gene encoding glutamate--tRNA ligase has protein sequence MTDVRVRFCPSPTGTPHVGMVRTALFNWAYARYTGGKLIFRIEDTDAARDSEESYQAIIDSLTWLGLDWDEGVVKGGPHEPYRQSLRGDIYRDVLNKLIEAGEVYPAYSTAEEVEQRHREAGRDPKLGYDNFDRDLSEEQIAAFEAEGRKPVWRLRMPDKNWCWHDLVRGDMEFVSSTQPDFVVARSNGQPLYTLVNPVDDALMGITHVLRGEDLLPSTPRQLALYEALQRIGIAKRTPIFGHLPFVMGEGNKKLSKRDPQSNLFNHREAGIIPEGMINYLALLGWSLAKDRDIFSVEDLVENFDVADVLGNPARFDQKKLEAINADHIRLLEPAVFEQRLRDYLTEFTDFPVDYPADKFKIAADLVQTRIKTLGDAYGLVNFLVTPDAELELEEKSARKNLKEDAVQALDEGIKVLSALDEWTTPAIEQALSGALIEGLGLKPRKAYGALRVGISGAAVSPPLFESMELLGKESTLARLRAAREQTPWQSSGQ, from the coding sequence ATGACTGACGTACGCGTTCGATTCTGTCCATCGCCAACGGGAACCCCCCATGTGGGAATGGTTCGCACCGCTTTATTCAACTGGGCTTACGCTCGGTACACCGGTGGAAAACTGATCTTCCGGATCGAAGACACCGATGCTGCCCGTGATTCTGAAGAGTCCTACCAGGCCATTATCGATTCATTGACGTGGCTGGGTTTGGATTGGGATGAAGGCGTGGTGAAAGGCGGGCCACACGAGCCTTATCGGCAAAGCCTGCGTGGTGACATCTACCGGGATGTTCTCAATAAGCTCATTGAGGCTGGTGAAGTATATCCCGCTTACTCCACGGCAGAGGAAGTAGAACAGCGCCATCGTGAAGCCGGACGAGACCCCAAGTTGGGATACGACAATTTTGATCGTGACCTCAGCGAGGAGCAGATTGCGGCTTTTGAGGCTGAGGGGCGCAAACCAGTGTGGCGGCTGAGGATGCCTGATAAAAACTGGTGCTGGCATGATCTGGTGCGCGGAGACATGGAATTTGTCAGCAGCACCCAGCCTGATTTTGTGGTGGCGCGTTCCAATGGGCAACCGCTTTATACCTTGGTCAACCCGGTGGATGATGCCCTCATGGGGATAACTCACGTTCTTCGTGGTGAGGACCTTCTCCCCTCAACCCCACGTCAGTTAGCCCTCTACGAAGCTCTGCAACGCATTGGGATTGCGAAGCGCACACCTATTTTCGGTCACCTTCCTTTTGTGATGGGGGAGGGGAATAAGAAATTGTCGAAGCGTGATCCTCAGTCCAATCTCTTTAATCACCGGGAAGCCGGAATTATCCCGGAAGGCATGATCAACTATCTTGCTCTCTTGGGCTGGTCACTAGCAAAGGACCGGGATATCTTCAGTGTTGAGGACTTAGTAGAGAATTTCGACGTAGCCGACGTCTTAGGCAATCCGGCCCGATTTGACCAAAAGAAGTTGGAGGCAATCAACGCAGACCATATCCGGCTCCTTGAACCAGCGGTATTTGAACAGCGACTTCGTGACTATCTGACTGAGTTCACCGATTTCCCGGTTGACTACCCGGCCGATAAGTTTAAGATTGCCGCTGACCTAGTTCAGACCCGGATTAAGACCTTAGGTGACGCCTATGGCTTAGTGAACTTCTTAGTGACCCCGGACGCTGAATTGGAGTTGGAGGAAAAGTCAGCGCGAAAGAACTTGAAGGAAGATGCCGTTCAGGCCCTCGATGAAGGAATCAAGGTGTTGTCTGCCCTCGATGAGTGGACCACGCCAGCCATTGAACAAGCCCTGAGCGGAGCTCTCATTGAGGGGTTAGGGCTTAAGCCTCGGAAAGCCTATGGCGCACTGCGAGTAGGGATTTCCGGTGCAGCCGTTTCACCGCCACTCTTTGAATCCATGGAATTGTTGGGTAAAGAATCAACTTTAGCTCGGTTGCGCGCCGCGCGGGAGCAGACACCGTGGCAGTCATCTGGACAATAG
- a CDS encoding DUF6919 domain-containing protein, with protein MSTDNSFSIADDLPEDWSDAKSFADLRYLTDCYVQGELDTSPEYLGPIDEETAPIANFLCFYNDFGYLTLSSQPGVPLDEEGYAQRAYVELMSPAESVYRLVSALSASHYVTIVRGAHEPQDSVMRVTIGNPSHTTSVGGVDENTIERLKNGNATLDQQLESCLYVTVVDPLWGTNMMWPDLCAAVRGATIPQRIGTMTDIPSFL; from the coding sequence ATAAGCACCGATAATTCTTTTTCTATTGCCGATGATCTCCCGGAGGACTGGAGTGACGCTAAAAGCTTTGCTGATTTACGGTATTTGACGGACTGTTATGTTCAGGGTGAATTAGATACCAGCCCAGAATACTTAGGGCCCATTGATGAAGAAACTGCTCCTATTGCTAATTTCCTCTGTTTCTATAATGATTTCGGGTATTTAACACTCAGCTCTCAGCCGGGAGTTCCCCTCGATGAGGAAGGCTACGCGCAGCGGGCATATGTAGAACTTATGTCTCCAGCGGAGTCAGTGTATCGGCTGGTCTCCGCGCTAAGCGCGAGCCATTACGTCACCATAGTCCGCGGGGCACATGAACCACAGGACTCCGTCATGAGGGTTACTATTGGTAACCCCTCTCACACAACCTCAGTAGGCGGGGTCGATGAAAATACTATTGAGCGACTAAAGAATGGGAATGCCACCTTAGACCAGCAATTAGAATCCTGTTTGTACGTCACCGTCGTGGATCCATTGTGGGGGACTAACATGATGTGGCCGGATCTATGTGCTGCCGTTCGGGGTGCTACTATTCCACAGCGGATTGGCACCATGACTGATATTCCCAGTTTCCTTTAA